From the genome of Nicotiana sylvestris chromosome 2, ASM39365v2, whole genome shotgun sequence, one region includes:
- the LOC104239218 gene encoding lipid phosphate phosphatase epsilon 2, chloroplastic-like isoform X2, translating into MSAATNLVYRPILVTQRQFPRLNRFSTFKLDFSRKFLSRTSISHSTRYPLPPMMDSVKNQGAAGDEGVTLGGLEQEALSMNIGSGGIEAALNSLSKWLIAAVFGIIFFWKHDMEAVWATSGGIINICLSIVLKRILNQERPVSTLRSDPGMPSSHAHYIFYTLTFCIHSMIQYFGLNGITAVVSAFILVMGSYFSWLRVSQQLHTLNQVAVGTVIGFCFSIFWL; encoded by the exons ATGTCTGCTGCTACTAACCTTGTATATCGACCTATACTAGTTACCCAACGTCAATTTCCCAGACTCAATAGATTTTCCACTTTCAAATTGGATTTCTCACGCAAATTCTTATCTCGAACATCCATTTCTCATTCTACAAGGTACCCACTTCCCCCTATGATGGATTCAGTCAAGAACCAAGGCGCTGCCGGTGATGAAGGTGTTACTCTTGGTGGTTTAGAACAAGAAGCTCTGTCCATGAATATTGGTTCGGGTGGAATAGAAGCTGCTCTCAATAGCCTG AGTAAGTGGCTGATTGCTGCAGTTTTCGGTATTATCTTCTTTTGGAAGCATGACATGGAAGCAGTATGGGCTACTTCAGGTGGAATTATCAATATTTGTCTCTCAATTGTACTGAAGAGGATACTTAACCAAGAACGCCCTGTTTCAACATTAAGATCAGACCCTGGAATGCCTTCTTCACATGCCCACTACATCTTCTACACACTCACATTCTGTATCCACTCAA TGATTCAATATTTCGGATTGAATGGAATAACTGCAGTTGTTAGTGCGTTTATCTTAGTAATGGGCTCGTACTTT TCGTGGCTACGAGTTTCACAACAACTTCACACATTAAACCAAGTAGCAGTGGGTACTGTAATAGGATTCTGTTTTTCCATTTTCTGGCTCTAG
- the LOC104239218 gene encoding lipid phosphate phosphatase epsilon 1, chloroplastic-like isoform X1, translating to MSAATNLVYRPILVTQRQFPRLNRFSTFKLDFSRKFLSRTSISHSTRYPLPPMMDSVKNQGAAGDEGVTLGGLEQEALSMNIGSGGIEAALNSLHDMEAVWATSGGIINICLSIVLKRILNQERPVSTLRSDPGMPSSHAHYIFYTLTFCIHSIVATSFTTTSHIKPSSSGYCNRILFFHFLALVVECRSHESIYSPLLGSVCSCWGYCFLYCFSPIRYSKLGS from the exons ATGTCTGCTGCTACTAACCTTGTATATCGACCTATACTAGTTACCCAACGTCAATTTCCCAGACTCAATAGATTTTCCACTTTCAAATTGGATTTCTCACGCAAATTCTTATCTCGAACATCCATTTCTCATTCTACAAGGTACCCACTTCCCCCTATGATGGATTCAGTCAAGAACCAAGGCGCTGCCGGTGATGAAGGTGTTACTCTTGGTGGTTTAGAACAAGAAGCTCTGTCCATGAATATTGGTTCGGGTGGAATAGAAGCTGCTCTCAATAGCCTG CATGACATGGAAGCAGTATGGGCTACTTCAGGTGGAATTATCAATATTTGTCTCTCAATTGTACTGAAGAGGATACTTAACCAAGAACGCCCTGTTTCAACATTAAGATCAGACCCTGGAATGCCTTCTTCACATGCCCACTACATCTTCTACACACTCACATTCTGTATCCACTCAA TCGTGGCTACGAGTTTCACAACAACTTCACACATTAAACCAAGTAGCAGTGGGTACTGTAATAGGATTCTGTTTTTCCATTTTCTGGCTCTAGTTGTGGAATGTCGTAGTCATGAAAGCATTTATAGCCCACTTTTGGGTTCGGTTTGTAGTTGTTGGGGCTACTGTTTTTTGTATTGCTTTTCTCCTATACGTTATTCGAAATTAGGGTCTTGA